A part of Arachis hypogaea cultivar Tifrunner chromosome 12, arahy.Tifrunner.gnm2.J5K5, whole genome shotgun sequence genomic DNA contains:
- the LOC112726356 gene encoding uncharacterized protein, whose product MVDEEGEFAGTICSICYEDLKPVSEDLQSISVCGHVFHELCLQQWFEYCSKAKKHTCPVCKQSCRVGDACRLYFQSVGDVVESVMHRKPFDSEEDSGVLRKEVNRLEVRLSGLSSELEKKVKEIEQLTKELGACKEKAKIEIALKNEALSQKASMQTELRMKSEELEKSTFECYSLQKRNITLAKEIAAFKLVSDIDLNEEEVLKYATLGNGFNDKDTIDTLSRSMVRRNRDYKDLIAKRNELVAKCNHLEKGEARYIKKLEKAKEKILKLKARVQELETAAEVRENHYLKSLKASKMNKCSNNLENNLSSKNDVPTTSNTPLNEQTKQTSPKSEMDLSVSNSKSLQFSRIVNCIATESKAVNVSNENKSTPALQKERDFISLDADASEFTEPLSGGSRRDCNDRYSGAALSKPTVAKSDAASERKKETTAQGTCNLADSSRIDIDVEMAKNDVIDLDDDITLLDKQVQPKVNIIKESPPIIANPGDICFSGGLLGPDGSHRYLGKWCKRRKNGESHSVNGGLIAVGADGRGGRVKVLRTAGQTFMDDKENDKESKRLKVGPKTSSLRPQGCLQIDHFFGRVNH is encoded by the exons ATGGTGGACGAAGAAGGTGAATTCGCCGGCACAATTTGCTCCATTTGCTacgaagatctcaaaccagtttcCGAAGATCTTCAATCTatctccgtttgcggccacgtctTCCACGAGCTTtg CTTGCAGCAATGGTTCGAGTACTGTTCGAAAGCGAAGAAGCACACTTGCCCCGTTTGCAAGCAGAGTTGCAGGGTCGGCGATGCTTGCAGGCTTTACTTCCAATCGGTGGGCGATGTGGTCGAATCTGTTATGCATAGGAAACCATTTGATTCCGAAGAAGATTCCGGAGTTTTGAGAAAGGAAGTGAACAGGTTGGAGGTCAGGCTTTCGGGGCTTAGTTCAGAGTTGGAGAAGAAGGTGAAGGAAATTGAGCAGCTCACGAAGgag CTTGGTGCTTGCAAGGAGAAAGCAAAGATTGAAATAGCATTAAAAAATGAGGCCTTGAGTCAAAAAGCATCCATGCAAACTGAGCTTCGTATGAAGTCAGAG GAGCTTGAGAAGTCAACTTTTGAGTGCTATTCATTACAAAAAAGAAATATCACTTTGGCTAAGGAAATTGCAGCATTTAAATT AGTCTCTGATATTGACCTTAATGAAGAGGAAGTTTTGAAGTATGCAACTTTGGGTAACGGGTTTAATGATAAAGATACGATAGACACATTGAGCAGATCTATGGTTCGGCGTAACAG GGATTACAAAGATCTAATAGCTAAACGCAATGAATTAGTGGCCAAGTGCAATCATCTAGAAAAGGGTGAGGCTCGGTACATTAAAAAGCTTGAGAAGGCTAAGGAGAAGATTCTTAAATTGAAG GCTAGGGTACAAGAACTAGAGACAGCTGCAGAAGTAAGAGAGAACCATTATCTGAAGTCTTTGAAAGCTTCAAAGATGAATAAGTGTTCAAATAATCTTGAAAACAACCTCAGTTCTAAGAATGATGTACCCACGACCAGCAATACTCCATTAAATGAACAAACGAAACAAACTTCACCCAAATCTGAAATGGACTTGAGTGTGAGCAACAGTAAATCTCTACAATTTTCAAGGATAGTCAACTGCATTGCTACCGAAAGTAAAGCTGTAAATGTTAGTAATGAAAATAAATCTACCCCTGCTCTTCAAAAAGAGAGGGATTTTATATCTCTTGATGCTGATGCTTCAGAATTTACTGAACCTTTGTCTGGAGGGTCAAGACGTGACTGCAATGATCGATACAGTGGTGCTGCTCTTAGCAAGCCTACTGTAGCCAAGTCAGATGCAGCATccgaaaggaagaaagaaacaaCAGCTCAAGGAACATGTAACTTGGCTGATTCTTCAAGAATTGACATTGATGTTGAAATGGCGAAAAATGATGTCATTGATTTGGATGATGATATAACATTACTTGATAAACAAGTTCAACCCAAGGTTAATATTATAAAGGAGTCACCACCAATAATTGCAAATCCAG GGGACATTTGTTTTTCTGGCGGATTGCTTGGTCCTGATGGATCACATAGGTACTTGGGTAAATGGTGCAAGCGTAGAAAAAATGGCGAATCGCATTCAGTAAATGGAGGATTGATAGCTGTTGGGGCTGATGGTAGAGGTGGCAGAGTTAAAGTTCTAAGGACAGCAGGCCAAACCTTCAtg GATGACAAGGAAAATGACAAGGAATCAAAAAGGTTAAAGGTTGGACCTAAAACAAGTAGTTTGCGACCCCAGGGATGTCTGCAGATAGATCACTTCTTTGGCAGGGTTAATCACTAA
- the LOC112726357 gene encoding WRKY transcription factor 22: MDDDWDLHAVVRGCATISSTTSTTTTTTTTTSYQPPPSSSCGFFNEQQSNVFSVSSNHPFESRSSVQELQHNHNLCKPFFFKSQPFQSFQSSSSSSSPPNSALTQQKHQQQNCNNGKNPHHAGSATTPRSKRRKNQLKNVCQVSAENLSSDVWAWRKYGQKPIKGSPYPRGYYRCSSSKGCLARKQVERDRSDPTKFIVTFTGVHNHPAPTHRNSLAGSSRQKLQTPEIATTGDTEMVLTMKPASISASPSTSGVEEEAETEATPAQKSESEEDNMEDYLMNDDDGGIEETEFGSPDMEITDDFFEGLDELTAATDGDSCFSTSVPNPSLPPFVANSAATAAGGS, from the exons ATGGACGACGATTGGGATCTCCACGCCGTTGTTAGAGGCTGCGCCACCATTTCCTCCACCACCTCcactactaccaccaccaccaccaccacttcctACCAACCTCCACCTTCTTCTTCATGTGGGTTCTTTAACGAACAACAAAGCAATGTTTTTTCAGTTTCCAGCAACCACCCTTTTGAATCACGAAGCTCCGTTCAGGAACTTCAGCATAATCATAATCTTTGCAAGCCTTTCTTCTTCAAATCACAGCCTTTTCAGTCTTTTCAATCCTCTTCTTCTTCGTCATCACCACCCAATTCAGCTCTGACACAACAGAAACATCAGCAACAGAATTGTAATAACGGTAAGAACCCTCACCATGCAGGTTCAGCTACCACCCCACGATCTAAAAGAAG GAAGAATCAGCTTAAGAACGTTTGTCAAGTTTCAGCTGAGAATCTCTCCTCAGACGTATGGGCATGGAGGAAATATGGACAGAAACCCATCAAAGGTTCACCATATCCAAG AGGATATTATAGATGTAGCAGCTCAAAAGGATGTTTGGCTAGAAAACAAGTTGAAAGGGACAGATCAGATCCAACAAAGTTCATAGTTACATTCACTGGTGTACACAACCACCCTGCTCCAACTCATAGAAACTCACTTGCTGGCTCTTCACGCCAAAAGCTACAAACACCTGAAATAGCCACTACAGGGGACACTGAAATGGTCCTCACAATGAAGCCGGCCTCGATTTCGGCTTCTCCTTCCACTTCAGGAGTGGAAGAAGAGGCTGAAACCGAGGCCACACCGGCGCAGAAGTCGGAGAGCGAAGAGGACAACATGGAGGATtatttgatgaatgatgatgatggtgggaTTGAGGAAACTGAGTTTGGTTCACCAGATATGGAGATAACTGATGATTTctttgaaggattggatgaacTGACAGCAGCCACAGATGGAGACTCATGCTTTTCAACAAGTGTTCCTAATCCTTCCCTTCCTCCTTTTGTGGCCAATAGTGCTGCCACTGCTGCTGGTGGTAGCTGA